A single Cnuibacter physcomitrellae DNA region contains:
- a CDS encoding RecQ family ATP-dependent DNA helicase, whose protein sequence is MNGSSHSTDVRERAAEVARTVFGWPSLRPGQAEAVEAVVEGQDLLAVMATGYGKSAIYQIAAHLLEGPAVVVSPLIALQADQVRHLAERTHDDEEAVAVNSSQSASANRAAWESVASGAAEFVFLAPEQLAKEEVLERLEQARPGLVVVDEAHCVSAWGHDFRPDYLRLGAAIERLGHPRVLALTATGSAPVRDEIVERLGMRSPRIIVGGFDRPNIRLAVRRHEHDHEKEQAVLEQVVGLEQPGLLYVATRGDTERLADVLSERGLRAAAYHGGLKAGERREVHRRFSDGELDVAVATSAFGMGIDKADVRYVVHADITDSVDSYYQEVGRCGRDGEPATATLHYRQEDLGLRRFFAGGKADHARVRSVTSALSTGRPTPAGDLAESSGVSARALTGVLNLLIEAELVREEADGFTLVRKVADAEAIRAVDEVVDRRTRIDESRLAMVRGFAETLRCRRQYLLEYFGDAGTEPCGNCDTCESGSAYEHDDEDATSGFRVDERVEHPEWGEGRVMSVEDDRLTVFFESVGYKVLSRELVEEKGLLAPE, encoded by the coding sequence GTGAATGGCTCCTCCCACTCGACCGACGTCCGCGAACGAGCCGCCGAGGTGGCGAGGACGGTGTTCGGCTGGCCCTCGCTCCGGCCCGGACAGGCGGAGGCCGTCGAGGCGGTGGTCGAGGGTCAGGACCTCCTCGCGGTCATGGCGACCGGATACGGCAAGTCCGCCATCTACCAGATCGCTGCGCACCTCCTCGAGGGCCCCGCGGTCGTGGTGTCGCCGCTGATCGCGCTCCAGGCCGACCAGGTCCGTCATCTCGCCGAGCGCACGCACGACGACGAGGAGGCCGTGGCCGTGAACTCCTCGCAGTCCGCCTCGGCGAACCGCGCGGCCTGGGAGAGCGTGGCCTCGGGGGCGGCGGAGTTCGTCTTCCTCGCCCCGGAGCAGCTCGCGAAGGAGGAGGTCCTCGAACGGCTGGAGCAGGCCAGGCCCGGACTCGTGGTGGTGGACGAGGCGCACTGCGTGTCGGCCTGGGGCCACGACTTCCGCCCGGACTACCTGCGGCTCGGTGCCGCCATCGAGCGGCTGGGCCACCCCCGTGTCCTCGCCCTGACCGCCACCGGATCGGCGCCGGTCCGCGACGAGATCGTCGAGCGTCTCGGGATGAGGTCTCCCCGCATCATCGTGGGCGGCTTCGACCGGCCGAACATCCGGTTGGCGGTGCGGCGGCACGAGCACGACCACGAGAAGGAGCAGGCGGTCCTCGAGCAGGTCGTGGGTCTCGAGCAGCCGGGGCTGCTCTACGTCGCGACCCGCGGCGACACGGAGCGGCTCGCCGACGTGCTGTCGGAGCGCGGGCTCCGCGCGGCCGCGTACCACGGCGGCCTCAAGGCGGGGGAGCGGCGCGAGGTGCACCGGCGCTTCTCCGACGGGGAGCTGGACGTGGCCGTGGCCACCAGCGCCTTCGGCATGGGCATCGACAAGGCCGACGTGCGCTACGTCGTGCACGCCGACATCACCGACTCGGTCGACTCCTACTATCAGGAGGTCGGCCGGTGCGGTCGCGATGGGGAGCCGGCGACCGCGACGCTGCACTACCGCCAGGAGGATCTGGGACTGCGCCGCTTCTTCGCCGGTGGGAAGGCCGACCACGCTCGGGTCCGGTCGGTGACCTCGGCGCTCTCGACCGGCAGGCCGACCCCCGCCGGCGACCTCGCGGAGTCGAGCGGGGTGTCGGCCCGCGCGCTCACGGGGGTGCTGAACCTCCTGATCGAGGCGGAGCTGGTGCGCGAGGAGGCGGACGGGTTCACCCTGGTGCGGAAGGTCGCCGACGCGGAGGCGATCCGTGCCGTCGACGAGGTGGTGGACCGGCGCACGCGGATCGACGAGTCGCGGCTGGCGATGGTCCGCGGCTTCGCCGAGACCCTCCGCTGCCGGCGGCAGTACCTGCTGGAGTACTTCGGCGACGCCGGCACGGAGCCCTGCGGCAACTGCGACACCTGCGAGAGCGGATCCGCCTACGAGCACGACGACGAGGACGCCACGAGCGGCTTCCGGGTCGACGAGCGGGTCGAGCACCCTGAGTGGGGCGAGGGCCGCGTGATGAGCGTGGAGGACGACCGGCTGACCGTGTTCTTCGAGTCGGTCGGCTACAAGGTCCTCTCGCGGGAGCTGGTCGAGGAGAAGGGCCTGCTCGCCCCGGAGTGA
- a CDS encoding PspA/IM30 family protein, translated as MAKQSIFGRIAQLAKANINALIDQAEDPQLMLDQLVRDYTSNIADAESAIAQTIGNLRLLEEDHREDVAAAEDWGRKALAASNKADEFRAAGNTVDADKFDALAKVALQRQLQSENEAKSAEPSIAQQTESVEKLKSGLNAMKEKLNQLVAKRDSLVARAKTAEAQGKVQDALKNINVLDPTSDLSRFEDRIRREEARVRGQEELNASSLDAQFESLEDLGELTEVDARLAELKAKSASRAVTSGE; from the coding sequence ATGGCCAAGCAGTCCATCTTCGGGCGGATCGCCCAGCTCGCGAAGGCGAACATCAACGCGCTCATCGATCAGGCCGAGGATCCTCAGCTCATGCTCGACCAGCTGGTGCGCGACTACACGTCGAACATCGCGGACGCGGAGAGCGCCATCGCCCAGACCATCGGCAACCTGCGACTGCTCGAGGAGGACCACCGCGAGGACGTCGCCGCTGCCGAGGACTGGGGCAGGAAGGCCCTGGCCGCGAGCAACAAGGCCGACGAGTTCCGCGCCGCGGGCAACACCGTCGACGCCGACAAGTTCGACGCCCTCGCCAAGGTCGCGCTCCAGCGCCAGCTGCAGAGCGAGAACGAGGCGAAGTCCGCCGAGCCGAGCATCGCGCAGCAGACCGAGTCGGTCGAGAAGCTCAAGTCGGGCCTGAACGCGATGAAGGAGAAGCTGAACCAGCTCGTCGCCAAGCGCGACAGCCTCGTGGCCCGCGCCAAGACCGCCGAGGCCCAGGGCAAGGTCCAGGACGCACTGAAGAACATCAACGTGCTCGACCCGACGAGCGACCTCTCCCGCTTCGAGGACCGCATCCGCCGCGAGGAGGCTCGCGTGCGCGGCCAGGAGGAGCTGAACGCCTCCAGCCTCGACGCCCAGTTCGAGAGCCTCGAGGACCTCGGCGAGCTCACCGAGGTCGACGCCCGGCTCGCCGAGCTCAAGGCCAAGAGCGCGTCCAGAGCGGTGACGAGCGGCGAGTAG
- a CDS encoding gamma-glutamyl-gamma-aminobutyrate hydrolase family protein translates to MLAGRRIAVVSVTSARPHARRYHEYSELLAGRVIEAITRGGGSAERVFAAEGAAAARGALSRASGVVLLGGEDIAPEFYGGERGYEREGRHVELADEVQLGVAARAVRDGLPLLGICRGLQILDVALGGSLVQHLPDGGGHRTESAEPERMFSGHDVEVVAGSRLHSLLGATTASTASAHHQAVDRLGEGLVVSARADDGTIEAVEHVSAPALGVQWHPEAPVAAQGQLDRLLGSFGSVLLAA, encoded by the coding sequence ATGCTCGCAGGTCGTCGCATCGCCGTGGTGTCGGTGACCTCTGCCCGTCCGCACGCCCGTCGCTACCACGAGTACAGCGAGCTCCTCGCGGGACGCGTGATCGAGGCGATCACCCGGGGTGGCGGATCCGCGGAGCGCGTCTTCGCGGCCGAGGGTGCCGCCGCCGCTCGCGGAGCGCTCTCTCGCGCCTCCGGGGTGGTGCTGCTCGGCGGTGAGGACATCGCGCCCGAGTTCTACGGCGGCGAGCGCGGCTACGAACGCGAGGGCCGTCATGTGGAGCTCGCCGACGAGGTGCAGCTGGGCGTCGCCGCGCGTGCGGTCCGCGACGGCCTGCCCCTTCTCGGCATCTGCCGGGGGCTCCAGATCCTGGACGTCGCGCTCGGGGGGAGCCTCGTGCAGCACCTGCCCGACGGCGGGGGGCACCGGACCGAGTCGGCCGAGCCGGAGCGGATGTTCTCCGGTCACGACGTCGAGGTCGTCGCGGGGTCGCGGCTCCACTCGCTGCTGGGTGCGACGACCGCGTCGACCGCGAGCGCTCACCACCAGGCGGTCGATCGTCTCGGCGAGGGGCTCGTCGTGTCGGCGCGGGCCGACGACGGCACGATCGAGGCGGTCGAGCACGTCTCCGCGCCCGCCCTCGGCGTGCAGTGGCACCCGGAGGCGCCTGTCGCCGCGCAGGGTCAGCTCGATCGTCTCCTCGGATCGTTCGGATCCGTCCTCCTCGCCGCCTGA
- a CDS encoding transglutaminase-like domain-containing protein, whose translation MKRTVSADLVASVDRATEIVMSVACAEGVPLESESATYLIDGVPAAHGTVIDQHGTRLHVFDVPEGRFTASYRAVIDGRAEAAPVDPVDLIRYLRPSRYCESDTLLPTAVAEFGGLSGRDLLDAVSSWVGTELSYVPGASAPTDGAVQTLLDRRGVCRDYAHLVVALLRALDVPARLASVYAPGLDPMDFHAVAEAHVEGEWQVVDATTLAPRQSLVRIATGRDASDTAFLTNHGGLLTLEELTVTATVDELPADDVRELVQLR comes from the coding sequence ATGAAGAGAACCGTGTCCGCCGACCTGGTCGCCTCCGTCGATCGGGCGACCGAGATCGTGATGTCCGTCGCGTGCGCCGAGGGTGTGCCGCTCGAGTCCGAGTCGGCGACCTATCTGATCGACGGCGTGCCCGCCGCGCATGGGACGGTGATCGATCAGCACGGAACCCGTCTGCACGTGTTCGACGTGCCGGAGGGGCGCTTCACGGCGAGCTACCGCGCGGTGATCGACGGCAGGGCCGAGGCGGCCCCGGTCGATCCGGTCGACCTCATCCGCTATCTGCGCCCGAGTCGCTACTGCGAGTCCGACACCCTCCTCCCCACGGCGGTGGCCGAGTTCGGCGGGCTGTCCGGGCGGGATCTCCTCGACGCGGTGTCGTCCTGGGTGGGCACCGAGCTCAGTTACGTGCCCGGCGCCAGCGCGCCGACCGACGGCGCGGTGCAGACGCTGCTGGATCGGCGGGGGGTCTGCCGCGACTACGCCCACCTCGTGGTCGCGCTGCTGCGCGCGCTCGACGTCCCCGCGCGGCTCGCCTCCGTGTACGCGCCCGGACTCGACCCGATGGACTTCCACGCCGTCGCGGAGGCCCACGTCGAGGGGGAGTGGCAGGTCGTCGACGCGACCACGCTCGCCCCGCGCCAGAGCCTCGTGCGCATCGCCACCGGCCGCGACGCGTCCGACACCGCGTTCCTCACCAACCACGGCGGGCTCCTCACGCTCGAGGAGCTGACCGTCACGGCGACGGTCGACGAGCTCCCGGCCGACGACGTGCGGGAGCTGGTGCAGCTGCGCTGA
- a CDS encoding Fe-S oxidoreductase, with amino-acid sequence MDRVRTILFAPLVVRAGYLYATAVALTWGALLSTGRVRRVDGLFVCTGLPSWAFRRGGTCVGGVYLTDHNDSVAVLRHEGVHRRQWQAYGMMFPLMYALAGQDPLHNHFEIEAGLEDGGYVRRR; translated from the coding sequence ATGGATCGGGTTCGCACGATCCTCTTCGCTCCCCTCGTGGTGCGGGCCGGGTACCTCTACGCCACGGCGGTCGCCCTGACCTGGGGCGCACTCCTCAGCACCGGCAGGGTGCGACGCGTCGACGGGCTCTTCGTGTGCACCGGACTGCCGTCGTGGGCGTTCCGTCGCGGCGGGACGTGCGTGGGCGGCGTGTACCTCACCGACCACAACGACTCCGTCGCCGTGCTGAGGCACGAGGGGGTGCACCGCAGGCAGTGGCAGGCGTACGGGATGATGTTCCCGCTGATGTACGCCCTCGCCGGGCAGGATCCGCTGCACAACCACTTCGAGATCGAGGCCGGTCTCGAGGACGGCGGCTACGTCAGACGGCGCTGA
- a CDS encoding C40 family peptidase, which produces MTDLRSRDPRLGRRGPRVLALTAALGVGILSTSFLLTAPAAATDYPSWSDVQAARASADGKAAEVASIQSLIAGLQGQVAAAQAAADAAWTADQAAQAALSEGQRKADALAAQATQASATADQSAKRAAALAADFARSAGNDLTSRLVVSGEGSGDLLYQLSAMSKLGETSQGILEKAKQDENTAASLSAQAEVAKGELADLAAAADASVKAAVEAQQGVQAALIEQESHEAELTVQLAALQSDSAMTEQEYQAGVEAEKQRKIEAEQQAAAAAAAAAAPAPSAGGSGGGSSSGGGSAPAPAPVVVTPPAPSYSGDAVVAFAEQFVGVVPYGWGADPSDSFGCDGLTQYVFKQFGIYLPRTVSAQAAMGVRVSAQSAQAGDLVVWPGAHIGIYDGQGGVIHSPDWGRYVTHASGLWGSYYFVRLL; this is translated from the coding sequence ATGACCGACCTGCGCTCGCGCGACCCGCGCCTCGGCCGTCGCGGACCCCGTGTCCTCGCCCTCACCGCCGCGCTCGGTGTCGGCATCCTCTCGACCTCCTTCCTCTTGACCGCGCCCGCTGCGGCGACCGACTACCCCTCGTGGTCGGACGTCCAGGCCGCACGGGCGAGCGCCGACGGCAAGGCCGCGGAGGTGGCGAGCATCCAGTCGCTCATCGCGGGCCTGCAGGGTCAGGTGGCCGCGGCGCAGGCGGCGGCGGACGCGGCGTGGACCGCCGATCAGGCCGCCCAGGCGGCCCTGTCCGAGGGACAGCGGAAGGCCGACGCCCTGGCGGCCCAGGCGACGCAGGCATCGGCGACCGCCGACCAGTCCGCCAAGCGCGCCGCAGCGCTGGCCGCCGACTTCGCGCGCAGCGCGGGCAACGACCTCACCAGCCGCCTCGTCGTCTCCGGCGAGGGGAGCGGTGATCTGCTCTACCAGCTCAGCGCGATGAGCAAGCTCGGCGAGACGAGCCAGGGCATCCTCGAGAAGGCGAAGCAGGACGAGAACACCGCCGCCTCGCTGAGCGCGCAGGCGGAGGTCGCCAAGGGCGAGCTCGCCGACCTGGCCGCCGCCGCGGACGCCTCCGTCAAGGCGGCCGTCGAGGCGCAGCAGGGGGTCCAGGCCGCCCTGATCGAGCAGGAGTCGCACGAGGCCGAGCTGACCGTCCAGCTGGCCGCGCTGCAGTCCGACTCGGCCATGACCGAGCAGGAGTACCAGGCCGGCGTCGAGGCCGAGAAGCAGCGCAAGATCGAGGCGGAGCAGCAGGCCGCCGCCGCCGCCGCCGCGGCCGCCGCACCGGCTCCGTCCGCGGGCGGATCCGGTGGCGGCTCGTCCTCGGGCGGCGGATCGGCACCCGCTCCCGCACCCGTGGTGGTCACCCCGCCCGCGCCCTCGTACAGCGGCGACGCCGTCGTCGCCTTCGCCGAGCAGTTCGTCGGCGTGGTGCCCTACGGCTGGGGCGCGGACCCGAGCGACAGCTTCGGCTGCGACGGGCTCACCCAGTACGTCTTCAAGCAGTTCGGCATCTACCTGCCGCGCACGGTGAGCGCTCAGGCGGCGATGGGGGTCCGGGTCTCGGCGCAGTCCGCTCAGGCCGGGGACCTGGTGGTGTGGCCCGGCGCGCACATCGGGATCTACGACGGTCAGGGCGGCGTGATCCACTCGCCCGACTGGGGTCGGTACGTCACCCACGCGAGCGGGCTCTGGGGCAGCTACTACTTCGTGCGCCTGCTCTGA
- a CDS encoding TPM domain-containing protein, whose protein sequence is MRHSATVTIAPARPRRRGRRGPRGLALALAALSLAALAGLATAALPSAAWASDPPELAGRSIVDDVDALGSREPEVQSALDDLASQHGVDLIVVYTDRFTGAADREAWADEVAVQNQLGVDDVVLAVATKDRLYQLSVDPDFELTDSQLEEVETEAIEPFLRDEDWAGAAIGAATGIGQVLAGGSVDPQPVQPSDSSPGTGFPAWLAWTIAIVIILVGIAVLVVVLVLRRRGLDRRVAAQAPSGPTLAELESAVGAALIDLDDAVSSSDEELGFAVAQFGEQAAAPFSAALAQVKDQLRQAFEIKQRLDDAVPDTDEERRSWSEQILAICREASETLDAQEESFDALRDLENDPEPAIQAAETQLTALSAGTASVAASVAELSGRYDAAALTTVAGSVQQAQSLRDYAEKQLAVARAAISSGAAGKALAIRSAQQAITQIGQLAQGVEGLRAELDRAGAELTGTIAEAEGDVREAERLATAPTTTSPDQLRSLASALSVEIERARGLGPRNPVAARQALGLAGAALDAALASARDAEEQVARTLAQRDRAIASAQSDVASASSFLQTRRGAVGTDARTRLSEAQRHLDQAIALSSTDPAESLREATTASQLANLATRSAQQDLAAAQQAYYQNAPVSGGGDDFGGAFLGGLLGSMFGGGGGSSYRTGWSSGRSRGGFGGFGGSFGGFGGSSGRSSFGGGRRGGGGSFGGRSGGGSRGGRRGGGGRF, encoded by the coding sequence ATGCGACACTCAGCGACCGTCACGATCGCCCCCGCCCGACCGCGCCGTCGGGGCCGCCGAGGGCCTCGCGGCCTCGCCCTGGCCCTCGCCGCCCTGAGCCTCGCCGCCCTCGCCGGACTCGCCACCGCAGCGCTGCCGTCGGCGGCCTGGGCGTCCGACCCTCCCGAGCTGGCGGGTCGGTCCATCGTCGACGACGTCGACGCCCTCGGATCGCGCGAGCCCGAGGTGCAGTCCGCCCTCGACGACCTCGCCTCGCAGCACGGGGTCGACCTCATCGTCGTCTACACCGACCGCTTCACGGGCGCTGCCGACCGGGAGGCCTGGGCCGACGAGGTCGCGGTGCAGAACCAGCTCGGCGTCGACGACGTCGTCCTGGCGGTCGCCACGAAGGACCGCCTGTACCAGCTCTCCGTCGATCCCGACTTCGAGCTCACCGACTCCCAGCTCGAGGAGGTGGAGACGGAGGCGATCGAGCCGTTCCTCCGCGACGAGGACTGGGCGGGCGCCGCCATCGGCGCCGCGACCGGCATCGGACAGGTGCTCGCCGGCGGATCGGTGGATCCGCAGCCCGTCCAGCCGAGCGACTCCTCCCCCGGCACCGGGTTCCCCGCCTGGCTCGCCTGGACGATCGCGATCGTGATCATCCTCGTCGGGATCGCCGTGCTCGTCGTGGTGCTCGTGCTGCGCCGACGGGGTCTGGACCGGCGCGTCGCCGCCCAGGCGCCCTCGGGCCCCACCCTCGCCGAGCTCGAGTCCGCCGTCGGAGCGGCGCTCATCGACCTCGACGACGCGGTCTCCTCGAGCGACGAGGAGCTCGGATTCGCCGTCGCCCAGTTCGGCGAGCAGGCGGCCGCCCCCTTCTCGGCGGCCCTCGCCCAGGTCAAGGACCAGCTCCGTCAGGCGTTCGAGATCAAGCAGCGTCTGGATGACGCCGTCCCCGACACCGACGAGGAGCGCCGGTCGTGGAGCGAGCAGATCCTCGCGATCTGCCGCGAGGCGTCGGAGACGCTCGACGCGCAGGAGGAGAGCTTCGACGCCCTGCGCGATCTGGAGAACGATCCGGAGCCCGCCATCCAGGCTGCCGAGACGCAGCTCACCGCCCTGTCCGCCGGCACCGCCTCCGTGGCGGCCTCCGTCGCCGAGCTGAGCGGTCGGTACGACGCCGCCGCGCTCACCACGGTCGCGGGGAGCGTGCAGCAGGCGCAGAGCCTGCGGGACTACGCCGAGAAGCAGCTCGCCGTCGCCCGGGCCGCGATCTCGTCCGGGGCCGCGGGAAAGGCTCTGGCCATCCGGTCCGCCCAGCAGGCGATCACGCAGATCGGGCAGCTCGCCCAGGGCGTCGAGGGCCTCCGGGCCGAGCTCGATCGGGCGGGGGCGGAGCTCACCGGCACCATCGCCGAGGCCGAGGGCGACGTCCGCGAGGCAGAGAGGCTGGCCACCGCGCCCACGACGACCTCGCCCGACCAGCTGCGGTCGCTGGCCTCCGCCCTCAGCGTCGAGATCGAGCGCGCACGCGGCCTCGGTCCCCGCAACCCGGTCGCCGCGCGCCAGGCGCTCGGCCTCGCCGGCGCCGCTCTCGATGCGGCGCTCGCGTCCGCCCGCGATGCCGAGGAGCAGGTGGCGCGCACGCTCGCGCAGCGCGATCGGGCGATCGCCTCGGCCCAGAGCGACGTCGCGTCCGCGTCGAGCTTCCTGCAGACCAGGCGTGGCGCCGTCGGCACGGATGCCCGAACCCGGCTCTCCGAGGCCCAGCGCCACCTCGACCAGGCGATCGCGCTGTCCTCGACCGATCCTGCGGAGTCACTCCGAGAGGCCACCACGGCGTCGCAGCTGGCGAACCTCGCGACGCGCTCGGCGCAGCAGGACCTGGCGGCCGCGCAGCAGGCCTACTACCAGAACGCACCCGTCTCCGGCGGCGGCGACGACTTCGGCGGCGCCTTCCTGGGCGGACTCCTCGGGAGCATGTTCGGGGGTGGCGGCGGGTCCTCCTACCGCACCGGCTGGTCCTCCGGACGCTCGCGCGGCGGGTTCGGCGGGTTCGGCGGGAGCTTCGGCGGATTCGGTGGCTCGAGCGGACGCAGCTCGTTCGGCGGCGGGCGCCGTGGCGGCGGCGGGAGCTTCGGCGGTCGCTCCGGCGGGGGCTCGCGGGGCGGACGCCGTGGCGGCGGCGGGCGCTTCTGA
- a CDS encoding dihydrolipoyl dehydrogenase family protein, with product MQEFDVVVIGAGAVGENVADRAAQGGLSVALVEAELVGGECSYWACMPSKALLRSATVLREAQRLPGAAQAVTGELDVPAVFARRNSFTSDWDDAGQVEWVVGAGIDLIRGHAVFTGVKELLVTAPDGTRTPVRARHAIAVSTGSAALLPDIPGLSAARPWTSRDATSAKQAPKRLLVVGGGTVGVEMATAYAGFGTAVTLLSRGPLLANQEPFAGDLVTESLRELGVDVRLGVSAERIERGDDGVVRATLPGGEIVEADEVLVAIGRTPRTGDLGLETLGLEPGAWLDVDDTMLVQGPDGHALEGEWLYATGDVNHRALLTHQGKYQARAAGDAIAARAKGLPVDDAPWGRHVATADHASVPQVTFSDPEVASVGLTAAAAEKAGLRVRVVDYEIGNVAGASVHLDGYKGTARMVVDEDRGVIVGATFVGADVADLLHSATIAVVGEVPVKRLWHAVPSYPTISEVWLRLLETYGRDSA from the coding sequence GTGCAGGAGTTCGACGTCGTGGTGATCGGCGCCGGCGCGGTGGGCGAGAACGTCGCCGATCGCGCCGCGCAGGGCGGGCTCTCCGTCGCCCTGGTCGAGGCCGAGCTGGTGGGCGGTGAGTGCTCCTACTGGGCGTGCATGCCCTCGAAGGCGCTCCTTCGGAGCGCGACGGTCCTCCGCGAGGCGCAGCGGCTCCCGGGAGCGGCTCAGGCCGTGACCGGCGAGCTCGACGTGCCGGCGGTCTTCGCCCGCCGCAACTCCTTCACCAGCGACTGGGACGACGCGGGGCAGGTGGAGTGGGTCGTGGGTGCGGGCATCGACCTGATCCGCGGGCACGCGGTGTTCACCGGCGTGAAGGAGCTCCTCGTCACGGCCCCTGACGGCACGCGGACGCCGGTGCGAGCGCGTCACGCGATCGCGGTCTCGACCGGGTCGGCGGCGCTGCTGCCCGACATCCCCGGTCTGTCCGCGGCCCGTCCCTGGACCAGCCGCGACGCGACCAGCGCGAAGCAGGCCCCGAAGCGGCTGCTCGTCGTGGGGGGCGGGACCGTCGGGGTCGAGATGGCCACCGCGTACGCCGGCTTCGGCACCGCCGTCACCCTGCTCTCCCGGGGCCCGTTGCTGGCGAACCAGGAGCCCTTCGCGGGCGACCTCGTCACGGAGTCGCTCCGCGAGCTGGGTGTCGACGTGCGCCTCGGGGTCTCCGCCGAGCGCATCGAGCGAGGCGACGACGGAGTGGTGCGCGCGACGCTCCCCGGCGGCGAGATCGTGGAGGCGGACGAGGTGCTCGTCGCCATCGGCCGCACCCCGCGCACGGGCGACCTCGGGCTCGAGACCCTCGGCCTCGAACCGGGCGCCTGGTTGGACGTGGACGACACCATGCTGGTGCAGGGGCCGGACGGGCACGCGCTCGAGGGCGAGTGGCTCTACGCCACCGGCGACGTCAACCACCGCGCCCTGCTGACGCACCAGGGCAAGTACCAGGCACGCGCGGCCGGCGACGCGATCGCCGCTCGCGCCAAGGGCCTCCCCGTCGACGACGCCCCGTGGGGTCGCCACGTGGCGACCGCGGACCACGCGAGCGTCCCGCAGGTCACCTTCAGCGATCCGGAGGTGGCCTCGGTCGGCCTCACCGCCGCGGCGGCGGAGAAGGCCGGCCTCCGTGTCCGCGTCGTCGACTACGAGATCGGGAACGTGGCGGGCGCCTCGGTCCACCTCGACGGCTACAAGGGCACCGCCCGGATGGTCGTCGACGAGGATCGCGGCGTGATCGTGGGCGCCACGTTCGTCGGCGCGGACGTCGCCGACCTGCTTCACTCGGCCACGATCGCCGTCGTCGGCGAGGTACCCGTCAAGCGGCTCTGGCACGCCGTCCCCTCCTACCCGACGATCAGCGAGGTGTGGCTGAGGCTGCTCGAGACCTACGGCCGGGACTCGGCCTGA
- a CDS encoding arginase family protein, producing the protein MAASFVIVPQWQGSGSARAMRLIDGAQAIRGDLPSSATIDVNVPPGAGESLESGVHRLTSIATVAERLDEALAGAPGVPIVIGGDCGIELAAVRRAAAASDEPTALVWFDAHADANTPESSPSGAFHGMVVRALLGDGPDRLVTGPALTPDLLVLAGTRALDDAEADYVDAAGIRVVAPQQGFADAVVDAVRATGATRVYVHVDLDVLDPAQIHGVQFPEPFGVSVAELTEAIRGVRDAAQLVGAGITEFAPADPSEAVEDLPAILRIVSALVR; encoded by the coding sequence GTGGCCGCCTCGTTCGTCATCGTCCCCCAGTGGCAGGGCTCCGGATCGGCGCGCGCCATGCGTCTCATCGACGGCGCGCAGGCGATCCGGGGCGACCTGCCCTCCTCGGCGACGATCGACGTGAACGTACCCCCCGGCGCGGGCGAGAGCCTCGAGTCGGGGGTGCATCGCCTGACGAGCATCGCGACGGTCGCGGAGCGCCTGGATGAGGCGCTCGCCGGCGCCCCGGGCGTGCCGATCGTGATCGGCGGGGACTGCGGCATCGAGCTCGCCGCCGTGCGACGGGCGGCCGCCGCGTCCGACGAGCCGACCGCGCTCGTCTGGTTCGACGCCCATGCCGACGCGAACACCCCCGAGTCGAGCCCGAGCGGCGCCTTCCACGGCATGGTCGTGCGGGCGCTCCTCGGTGACGGACCCGACCGGCTCGTCACCGGACCCGCGCTGACACCCGACCTGCTCGTCCTGGCGGGGACCAGAGCGCTCGACGATGCGGAGGCCGACTACGTCGACGCCGCCGGCATCCGCGTGGTCGCCCCGCAGCAGGGCTTCGCCGACGCGGTCGTCGACGCGGTGCGGGCCACGGGTGCGACGCGGGTGTACGTCCACGTCGACCTCGACGTGCTCGATCCCGCCCAGATCCACGGTGTGCAGTTCCCGGAGCCGTTCGGTGTGAGCGTCGCCGAGCTGACCGAGGCGATCAGGGGCGTCCGCGACGCCGCGCAGCTGGTCGGTGCGGGGATCACGGAGTTCGCACCGGCCGACCCGTCGGAGGCCGTCGAGGATCTGCCCGCCATCCTCCGGATCGTGTCGGCACTGGTGCGCTGA
- a CDS encoding DUF2188 domain-containing protein, giving the protein MSSVQTYKSHNMWHNRMEGEEETLSSHVLRSQAIAEGRIWAKSRQADHVVKRMDGSVEYVTPFSEL; this is encoded by the coding sequence TTGAGCTCCGTACAGACCTACAAGAGCCACAACATGTGGCACAACCGCATGGAGGGCGAGGAGGAGACCCTCTCGAGCCACGTCCTGCGGAGCCAGGCCATCGCCGAGGGCCGCATCTGGGCCAAGAGCAGACAGGCCGACCACGTCGTGAAGCGGATGGACGGCTCGGTCGAGTACGTCACCCCGTTCTCCGAGCTCTGA
- a CDS encoding SIP domain-containing protein: MYVISTDAFELATLGGRVLLAGTEATLDELRGTLALLPEKARGQVFVEVPSAADILPLAAPSRMVVTWLTRDTRSGEPGTCLPCERGQALRRAVRAWVGEMSTDSEHDDGDAVRVWFAGDTYREVSAV, encoded by the coding sequence ATGTACGTGATCTCCACCGACGCCTTCGAGCTCGCCACCCTCGGCGGCCGCGTCCTCCTCGCCGGCACCGAGGCCACCCTCGACGAGCTGCGCGGCACGCTGGCGCTCCTGCCGGAGAAGGCCCGCGGGCAGGTGTTCGTCGAGGTGCCGAGCGCCGCCGACATCCTCCCTCTCGCCGCGCCGAGCCGCATGGTCGTGACCTGGCTCACCCGCGACACCCGTAGCGGCGAGCCCGGGACGTGCCTGCCCTGCGAGCGCGGGCAGGCCCTCCGCCGCGCGGTCCGGGCGTGGGTCGGCGAGATGAGCACCGACTCCGAGCACGACGACGGCGACGCCGTCCGCGTCTGGTTCGCCGGTGACACCTACCGCGAGGTCAGCGCCGTCTGA